One Phaseolus vulgaris cultivar G19833 chromosome 11, P. vulgaris v2.0, whole genome shotgun sequence genomic window carries:
- the LOC137824061 gene encoding homeobox-leucine zipper protein HDG2-like isoform X1 gives MFQPNLMEALEMGQNTSESEVPRIREDEFDSATKSGSENHEGASGDDQDPRPNKKKRYHRHTQHQIQEMEAFFKECPHPDDKQRKELSRELGLEPLQVKFWFQNKRTQMKTQHERHENTQLRTENEKLRADNMRYREALSNASCPNCGGPTAIGEMSFDEHHLRLENARLREEIDRISAIAAKYVGKPVVNYSNISPTLPPRPLELGVGAGFGGQPGIGVDMYGAGDLLRSISGPTEADKPIIIELAVAAMEELIGMAQMNDPLWLTTLDATSTILNEDEYIRSFPRGIGPKPTGFKCEASRESAVVIMNHVSLVEILMDVNQWSTVFSGIVSRAMTLEVLSTGVAGNYNGALQVMTAELQLPTPLVPTRESYFVRYCKQHSDGTWAVVDVSLDNLRPSPSARCRRRPSGCLIQEMPNGYSKVIWVEHVEVDDRGVHSLYKQLVSSGHAFGAKRWVATLDRQCERLASAMATNIPTVDVGVITNQEGRKSMMKLAERMVISFCAGVSASTAHTWTTLSGTGADDVRVMTRKSVDDPGRPPGIVLSAATSFWLPVPPKRVFDFLRDENSRNEWDILSNGGVVQEMAHIANGRDTGNCVSLLRVNSANSSQSNMLILQESCTDSTGSFVIYAPVDIVAMNVVLNGGDPDYVALLPSGFAILPDGTISHETGPGGSLLTVAFQILVDSVPTAKLSLGSVATVNNLIACTVERIKASLSGETA, from the exons ATGTTCCAGCCGAACCTGATGGAAGCGTTGGAGATGGGTCAGAACACTTCGGAAAGTGAGGTCCCTCGAATCCGTGAAGATGAGTTTGACAGTGCCACCAAGTCTGGTAGTGAAAACCATGAAGGTGCCTCTGGTGACGACCAAGACCCTCGTCCCAACAAAAAGAAGCGTTACCACCGCCACACCCAACACCAGATCCAGGAAATGGAAGC ATTCTTCAAGGAGTGTCCACACCCAGATGACAAGCAAAGGAAAGAACTGAGCAGGGAATTAGGTTTAGAACCATTGCAGGTTAAGTTTTGGTTTCAGAACAAGCGTACCCAGATGAAG ACACAGCACGAGCGGCATGAGAATACACAGCTTAGAACCGAGAATGAGAAGCTTCGAGCAGATAACATGAGGTATAGGGAAGCTCTTAGCAATGCTTCGTGTCCTAATTGTGGTGGACCAACGGCTATAGGAGAAATGTCATTTGATGAACATCACTTGAGGCTTGAAAATGCAAGGCTAAGAGAAGAG ATTGATAGGATTTCAGCAATTGCTGCCAAGTATGTAGGGAAACCTGTGGTGAATTATTCAAATATCTCCCCTACTCTTCCTCCTCGTCCTCTAGAACTTGGAGTTGGTGCTGGTTTTGGAGGCCAGCCAGGGATTGGTGTGGACATGTATGGAGCTGGGGATCTTCTGAGGTCAATCAGTGGACCCACTGAAGCAGATAAACCGATAATAATAGAGCTAGCTGTTGCAGCTATGGAGGAGCTCATTGGAATGGCCCAAATGAATGATCCTCTTTGGTTAACTACACTTGATGCTACCTCCACTATACTCAATGAAGACGAATACATCAGGTCCTTCCCTAGAGGAATTGGCCCAAAACCTACTGGCTTCAAATGTGAAGCTTCTCGAGAAAGTGCTGTTGTTATCATGAACCATGTCAGCCTCGTTGAGATTCTCATGGATGTA AACCAATGGTCCACAGTGTTCTCTGGTATAGTCTCAAGAGCCATGACTCTGGAAGTGCTATCAACAGGGGTGGCCGGGAACTACAATGGTGCCTTACAAGTG ATGACAGCAGAATTGCAATTACCTACACCTCTTGTGCCAACTCGTGAGAGTTATTTTGTAAGGTATTGTAAGCAACACTCTGATGGGACTTGGGCAGTGGTGGATGTGTCTCTGGATAATTTGCGTCCAAGTCCTTCAGCCAGATGTAGAAGAAGGCCATCTGGTTGCTTAATTCAAGAAATGCCAAATGGCTATTCAAAG GTCATATGGGTGGAGCATGTGGAGGTGGATGACAGAGGTGTTCATAGTCTTTACAAACAGCTTGTTAGCTCTGGACATGCATTTGGTGCTAAACGTTGGGTTGCAACCTTAGATCGACAGTGTGAAAGACTCGCAAGTGCGATGGCAACAAACATTCCCACGGTTGACGTTGGTG TGATAACAAACCAAGAGGGGAGAAAGAGTATGATGAAGCTGGCAGAAAGGATGGTGATAAGCTTTTGTGCTGGAGTGAGTGCTTCCACTGCTCACACATGGACAACACTGTCTGGGACTGGTGCTGATGATGTAAGGGTGATGACCCGAAAGAGCGTGGATGACCCTGGACGACCCCCTGGCATCGTTCTCAGTGCTGCCACTTCTTTTTGGCTTCCAGTTCCACCTAAACGGGTTTTTGACTTTCTCCGTGACGAGAACTCTAGGAATGAG TGGGACATTCTTTCCAATGGTGGAGTTGTTCAAGAAATGGCACACATTGCAAATGGACGAGATACTGGAAACTGTGTGTCCCTACTTCGAGTTAAT AGTGCAAATTCAAGCCAGAGTAACATGTTGATATTGCAAGAGAGTTGCACAGATTCAACCGGGTCCTTTGTCATTTATGCTCCAGTGGATATTGTTGCAATGAATGTAGTTCTAAATGGAGGAGACCCAGATTATGTCGCACTTCTTCCTTCAGGGTTTGCAATTCTTCCAGATGGAACTATATCTCATGAAACTGGACCTGGTGGATCCCTTTTAACTGTTGCATTTCAAATACTGGTTGATTCGGTTCCAACAGCTAAGCTTTCTCTTGGATCTGTTGCCACTGTCAACAATCTCATTGCATGCACTGTTGAGAGGATCAAGGCATCTTTGTCTGGTGAAACTGCTTGA
- the LOC137824061 gene encoding homeobox-leucine zipper protein HDG2-like isoform X2, protein MIPARNMPSTIARKNNNLGGFGSSSTFTLAQVAMFQPNLMEALEMGQNTSESEVPRIREDEFDSATKSGSENHEGASGDDQDPRPNKKKRYHRHTQHQIQEMEAFFKECPHPDDKQRKELSRELGLEPLQVKFWFQNKRTQMKTQHERHENTQLRTENEKLRADNMRYREALSNASCPNCGGPTAIGEMSFDEHHLRLENARLREEIDRISAIAAKYVGKPVVNYSNISPTLPPRPLELGVGAGFGGQPGIGVDMYGAGDLLRSISGPTEADKPIIIELAVAAMEELIGMAQMNDPLWLTTLDATSTILNEDEYIRSFPRGIGPKPTGFKCEASRESAVVIMNHVSLVEILMDVNQWSTVFSGIVSRAMTLEVLSTGVAGNYNGALQVMTAELQLPTPLVPTRESYFVRYCKQHSDGTWAVVDVSLDNLRPSPSARCRRRPSGCLIQEMPNGYSKVIWVEHVEVDDRGVHSLYKQLVSSGHAFGAKRWVATLDRQCERLASAMATNIPTVDVGVITNQEGRKSMMKLAERMVISFCAGVSASTAHTWTTLSGTGADDVRVMTRKSVDDPGRPPGIVLSAATSFWLPVPPKRVFDFLRDENSRNEWDILSNGGVVQEMAHIANGRDTGNCVSLLRVNSANSSQSNMLILQESCTDSTGSFVIYAPVDIVAMNVVLNGGDPDYVALLPSGFAILPDGTISHETGPGGSLLTVAFQILVDSVPTAKLSLGSVATVNNLIACTVERIKASLSGETA, encoded by the exons ATGATTCCGGCAAGAAACATGCCCTCGACTATAGCAAGGAAGAACAATAACCTTGGTGGGTTCGGATCATCTTCAACTTTCACTCTCGCGCAGGTCG CAATGTTCCAGCCGAACCTGATGGAAGCGTTGGAGATGGGTCAGAACACTTCGGAAAGTGAGGTCCCTCGAATCCGTGAAGATGAGTTTGACAGTGCCACCAAGTCTGGTAGTGAAAACCATGAAGGTGCCTCTGGTGACGACCAAGACCCTCGTCCCAACAAAAAGAAGCGTTACCACCGCCACACCCAACACCAGATCCAGGAAATGGAAGC ATTCTTCAAGGAGTGTCCACACCCAGATGACAAGCAAAGGAAAGAACTGAGCAGGGAATTAGGTTTAGAACCATTGCAGGTTAAGTTTTGGTTTCAGAACAAGCGTACCCAGATGAAG ACACAGCACGAGCGGCATGAGAATACACAGCTTAGAACCGAGAATGAGAAGCTTCGAGCAGATAACATGAGGTATAGGGAAGCTCTTAGCAATGCTTCGTGTCCTAATTGTGGTGGACCAACGGCTATAGGAGAAATGTCATTTGATGAACATCACTTGAGGCTTGAAAATGCAAGGCTAAGAGAAGAG ATTGATAGGATTTCAGCAATTGCTGCCAAGTATGTAGGGAAACCTGTGGTGAATTATTCAAATATCTCCCCTACTCTTCCTCCTCGTCCTCTAGAACTTGGAGTTGGTGCTGGTTTTGGAGGCCAGCCAGGGATTGGTGTGGACATGTATGGAGCTGGGGATCTTCTGAGGTCAATCAGTGGACCCACTGAAGCAGATAAACCGATAATAATAGAGCTAGCTGTTGCAGCTATGGAGGAGCTCATTGGAATGGCCCAAATGAATGATCCTCTTTGGTTAACTACACTTGATGCTACCTCCACTATACTCAATGAAGACGAATACATCAGGTCCTTCCCTAGAGGAATTGGCCCAAAACCTACTGGCTTCAAATGTGAAGCTTCTCGAGAAAGTGCTGTTGTTATCATGAACCATGTCAGCCTCGTTGAGATTCTCATGGATGTA AACCAATGGTCCACAGTGTTCTCTGGTATAGTCTCAAGAGCCATGACTCTGGAAGTGCTATCAACAGGGGTGGCCGGGAACTACAATGGTGCCTTACAAGTG ATGACAGCAGAATTGCAATTACCTACACCTCTTGTGCCAACTCGTGAGAGTTATTTTGTAAGGTATTGTAAGCAACACTCTGATGGGACTTGGGCAGTGGTGGATGTGTCTCTGGATAATTTGCGTCCAAGTCCTTCAGCCAGATGTAGAAGAAGGCCATCTGGTTGCTTAATTCAAGAAATGCCAAATGGCTATTCAAAG GTCATATGGGTGGAGCATGTGGAGGTGGATGACAGAGGTGTTCATAGTCTTTACAAACAGCTTGTTAGCTCTGGACATGCATTTGGTGCTAAACGTTGGGTTGCAACCTTAGATCGACAGTGTGAAAGACTCGCAAGTGCGATGGCAACAAACATTCCCACGGTTGACGTTGGTG TGATAACAAACCAAGAGGGGAGAAAGAGTATGATGAAGCTGGCAGAAAGGATGGTGATAAGCTTTTGTGCTGGAGTGAGTGCTTCCACTGCTCACACATGGACAACACTGTCTGGGACTGGTGCTGATGATGTAAGGGTGATGACCCGAAAGAGCGTGGATGACCCTGGACGACCCCCTGGCATCGTTCTCAGTGCTGCCACTTCTTTTTGGCTTCCAGTTCCACCTAAACGGGTTTTTGACTTTCTCCGTGACGAGAACTCTAGGAATGAG TGGGACATTCTTTCCAATGGTGGAGTTGTTCAAGAAATGGCACACATTGCAAATGGACGAGATACTGGAAACTGTGTGTCCCTACTTCGAGTTAAT AGTGCAAATTCAAGCCAGAGTAACATGTTGATATTGCAAGAGAGTTGCACAGATTCAACCGGGTCCTTTGTCATTTATGCTCCAGTGGATATTGTTGCAATGAATGTAGTTCTAAATGGAGGAGACCCAGATTATGTCGCACTTCTTCCTTCAGGGTTTGCAATTCTTCCAGATGGAACTATATCTCATGAAACTGGACCTGGTGGATCCCTTTTAACTGTTGCATTTCAAATACTGGTTGATTCGGTTCCAACAGCTAAGCTTTCTCTTGGATCTGTTGCCACTGTCAACAATCTCATTGCATGCACTGTTGAGAGGATCAAGGCATCTTTGTCTGGTGAAACTGCTTGA
- the LOC137834282 gene encoding uncharacterized protein: MIVVRIDEVYYLAGLEDCKIHLHSQVILSKGDKPLTPLDLTKKLHSVWKALGPWKAIPLGKGFYEFEFASLEDLRWTLGMGSLKLSLGFLRLFAWTKDFVPATMKSTKTQAWVRLYRLPLEYWRSRAIFSIIKGLGTPLSLDENTMRKKRGMFAKVLVDIDMLSPLTDHLLVEHSDYTFVVGVEYEWLPPFCSQCKMIGHELDKCRVIHDQGRVPGPQQKSSQKIVFDEPDKGRTVASKQRQEYRKKDSQPKLVEGPTDNSNFVVPGEGNAGSPLGHLASDKLGGLEDDFADMPPLEDASDHESKKGLSTHTSDFPKQGPAVMQGKGSESHAPIEDLHVEVSPLVGYFTYSFYNIIHYSYGWSSHVCNCDCTIPVVGPAKSLFLSRGFGKYRCGR; this comes from the coding sequence ATGATTGTGGTCCGGATAGATGAGGTATATTACTTGGCTGGACTTGAGGATTGCAAGATCCATCTTCATAGTCAAGTTATTCTTTCTAAGGGGGATAAACCCCTTACACCCCTagatttaactaaaaaattgCACTCGGTGTGGAAGGCTCTTGGACCGTGGAAAGCAATTCCTCTCGGGAAgggtttttatgagtttgagttcgctTCCTTAGAAGACCTGCGATGGACCCTCGGGATGGGTTCCTTGAAGTTATCTCTGGGTTTCTTGAGATTGTTTGCCTGGACAAAAGACTTTGTTCCAGCTACTATGAAGAGTACCAAAACTCAGGCCTGGGTTCGACTATATAGGTTGCCTTTGGAGTATTGGAGATCAAGGGCAATTTTTTCCATCATCAAAGGTCTTggtactcctttgtctttggatgagAATACTATGAGAAAGAAGAGGGGTATGTTTGCTAAAGTGTTGGTGGATATTGATATGTTGTCTCCTCTTACCGATCACCTCTTGGTTGAACATTCAGACTACACTTTTGTGGTtggtgtggaatatgaatggctACCTCCTTTTTGCTCTCAGTGTAAGATGATAGGGCATGAGCTTGATAAGTGTCGGGTCATACATGATCAGGGTCGTGTTCCTGGGCCTCAACAAAAATCTTCTCAGAAGATAGTTTTCGATGAACCGGATAAGGGGAGGACTGTGGCTTCTAAACAACGTCAAGAATATCGGAAGAAAGATTCGCAGCCGAAGCTCGTGGAAGGCCCCACAGATAATTCAAACTTTGTTGTTCCTGGCGAGGGTAATGCAGGGTCACCCTTGGGTCACCTTGCTTCCGATAAACTAGGAGGACTGGAAGATGATTTTGCTGATATGCCTCCTCTTGAGGATGCCTCGGATCACGAATCCAAGAAAGGGTTATCCACTCATACTTCGGATTTTCCAAAACAAGGACCTGCTGTTATGCAGGGCAAGGGCTCAGAGTCTCATGCTCCTATTGAGGATCTTCATGTGGAGGTCTCACCTCTTGTGGGCTACTTCACATATAGTTTCTACAATATCATTCACTACTCCTATGGATGGTCATCACATGTTTGCAATTGTGACTGTACCATCCCTGTCGTTGGTCCtgcaaaatcacttttcctctcTCGAGGGTTTGGAAAGTACAGATGTGGGAGGTGA